The following proteins are encoded in a genomic region of Nocardioides renjunii:
- a CDS encoding DedA family protein: protein MSALGDLPAVVLPMLLGIDWMDPNWLLDRFGAELFWISLAIVFIECGLFFPVLPGDTLLFALGLFIATEQLDLVPGPAFAELLVVMAALVAAGFLGNVVGYEIGRKLGPPLYERDGRIIKRKYFDQTTAFFDRHGNKALVIGRFVPFVRTYITVVAGVTRMDRRRFFLWSLVGAVLWVASICLLGFFLGDAFPALGESIDKLIIAILAFSVVPIAIEWVRHRRTHAPGAEVGPHDGGPDRDITGRDLD from the coding sequence ACTGGGGGACCTGCCTGCCGTCGTACTGCCGATGCTCCTCGGCATCGACTGGATGGACCCCAACTGGCTCCTGGACCGCTTCGGCGCCGAGCTCTTCTGGATCAGCCTGGCCATCGTCTTCATCGAGTGCGGGCTGTTCTTCCCGGTCCTGCCCGGCGACACGCTCCTGTTCGCGCTCGGCCTCTTCATCGCGACCGAGCAGCTCGACCTCGTCCCGGGACCGGCCTTCGCCGAGCTCCTGGTCGTGATGGCCGCGCTCGTCGCGGCCGGCTTCCTCGGCAACGTCGTCGGCTACGAGATCGGCCGCAAGCTCGGACCACCGCTCTACGAGCGCGACGGCAGGATCATCAAGCGCAAGTACTTCGACCAGACGACGGCGTTCTTCGACCGCCACGGCAACAAGGCGCTGGTCATCGGCCGCTTCGTCCCGTTCGTGCGCACCTACATCACCGTCGTGGCCGGGGTGACCCGGATGGACCGGCGCCGCTTCTTCCTGTGGAGCCTGGTCGGCGCGGTGCTGTGGGTGGCGTCCATCTGCCTGCTCGGGTTCTTCCTCGGCGACGCGTTCCCCGCCCTCGGCGAGAGCATCGACAAGCTGATCATCGCGATCCTGGCGTTCTCCGTCGTGCCGATCGCCATCGAGTGGGTACGCCACCGGCGCACCCACGCACCGGGCGCCGAGGTCGGCCCCCACGACGGCGGGCCGGACCGCGACATCACGGGCCGCGACCTGGACTGA